A genomic window from Herbiconiux aconitum includes:
- a CDS encoding universal stress protein has product MFDGIVVGWNESESAATALDWAVKRAGDTPVRVVSIVPGQETGSDYLSPTSVESQVRVHLIDAAERMRARYPNARIDTEAIRGAVVDELIRLSVPGTLLVVGGTPRSERRTPFGWSVATRVAGARTPGTMAVVPSNVFIGVRSGVVVGIDGAAEGSAVLDVAIDEAQRLREELRLVHAWAPPPEWQDVFVPDLGFEDTLEDMRHGILRDAVAAASQISGLAIRESLISEAPAIAVSEAARGATELVIGNHSTRGVRRLQLGSVSHAALRDLHAPTIVVRS; this is encoded by the coding sequence ATGTTCGACGGGATCGTCGTCGGATGGAACGAATCCGAATCCGCGGCAACCGCGCTCGACTGGGCCGTGAAACGAGCCGGCGACACACCCGTCCGGGTGGTGAGCATCGTGCCCGGCCAGGAGACCGGCAGCGACTACCTCAGCCCGACATCGGTGGAGTCCCAGGTGCGGGTGCACCTCATCGACGCCGCCGAACGGATGCGTGCACGCTATCCGAACGCCCGGATCGACACCGAGGCCATCCGGGGCGCCGTCGTCGACGAACTGATCCGCCTCTCCGTACCCGGCACTCTGCTCGTCGTGGGCGGGACTCCCCGTTCGGAAAGACGCACCCCGTTCGGCTGGTCGGTGGCGACCCGGGTTGCCGGAGCACGCACCCCGGGAACGATGGCCGTCGTGCCGAGCAACGTGTTCATCGGAGTGCGCTCCGGCGTCGTGGTCGGTATCGACGGAGCGGCCGAAGGTTCGGCAGTGCTCGACGTGGCCATCGACGAAGCCCAACGGTTGCGCGAGGAACTCCGACTCGTGCACGCCTGGGCTCCCCCTCCCGAGTGGCAGGACGTGTTCGTACCCGACCTCGGCTTCGAAGACACTCTCGAAGACATGCGTCACGGCATCCTGCGCGACGCCGTCGCCGCGGCGAGCCAGATCTCCGGTCTGGCCATCCGCGAATCCCTCATCAGCGAAGCTCCTGCCATCGCGGTGAGCGAAGCGGCGCGAGGCGCCACCGAGCTGGTGATCGGAAATCACAGCACCCGCGGGGTGCGCCGGTTGCAGCTCGGGTCGGTGAGTCACGCCGCGCTGCGCGACCTGCACGCGCCGACCATCGTCGTGCGCTCATGA
- a CDS encoding LuxR family transcriptional regulator: MTPSKNAPQLPGGHRLRGRDRVFKQALLAIQRADAPSFVLVGGAPGVGRTTLLDALVEAIDCDRIVHRVRGNADLSTVPLGALAPVMAALPVEGDDSAIVEFHRAINRQGVVLVVDDAELLDATSLGVLEQVAQAGRATLLVARAAKVVADGSGAVTAGLTRHATITIELPALGQADASAIVKDRLGPSIGAAAAEEMVRLASGSTRTLSELIEASVGACDLSDDMGAWRENWPYVSEGLIASLPANPLATAPLVLDVLIVLAVAGELPVEQAGTSGVSETGAQQAEAAGLVTTRSRDGRIWVELAHPLYRPVLLSTVSELARAGFCAAGVDMLDGYSDHRVRRALLQLAAGYPVAPQLLIDLAHRELSERRYATAITLGEHAAGSAGADAALRAAGEYVEAQALSQIGRSREASEHFASAWAALNSVGADADRPFIAALAQAEGNHLAFRELRPDVAVSRVESILHRLDDRDRALVESDLAKWRLMSGQGIPLGVEQLALLGPVETPGDLNLLIMTATLQTMGGNLTLAGEAVTRGLAECDRFRQVLPNARDLLELSEVLVLSFTSRFTDARTAARRNLARAEKSNPSARGIWKFVLAIIELHAGSPARAWKLITEGRRDLVWRDIAGLLPTADALSAAVAARTGRFAIARSWLDQLTSAEVVDPKVELYACLARAWVSAASGRPGFAIRSLGPALHKAVDGGHLYLAALVAYEAVRIEPVVGATVMLPHLLAARHAFPLAESHARAVIARYDVLPIAKELAEAGLLGPAIDAARWAADHCNGDLVRASSAHRLADSWTVRAGVSMANRRAEQPRVTPLTDREWQLACGAAAHRTSAELAAEFGISVRTVDNHLARIYKKLGITGRRELSAELSELQLDGAYEGYGAERPTSGNR, from the coding sequence ATGACACCGTCCAAGAACGCCCCCCAGCTCCCCGGTGGCCATCGACTGCGCGGTCGCGACCGCGTGTTCAAACAGGCGCTGCTCGCCATCCAGCGCGCTGACGCGCCCTCCTTCGTGCTGGTCGGTGGTGCGCCCGGTGTCGGGCGCACCACCCTCCTCGACGCCCTGGTCGAGGCGATCGACTGCGATCGCATCGTTCACCGGGTGCGTGGCAACGCCGACCTCAGTACCGTGCCGCTCGGTGCTCTGGCCCCGGTGATGGCCGCGCTGCCGGTGGAGGGCGACGACTCCGCGATCGTCGAGTTCCATCGCGCGATCAACCGTCAGGGGGTGGTGCTGGTCGTCGACGACGCGGAGCTGCTCGATGCAACGAGCCTCGGTGTGCTCGAGCAGGTCGCCCAGGCGGGCAGGGCCACGCTGCTCGTGGCGCGGGCCGCGAAGGTGGTCGCCGACGGATCGGGCGCCGTCACCGCCGGCCTGACCCGGCACGCGACCATCACCATCGAGCTCCCCGCGCTCGGCCAGGCCGACGCGTCGGCGATCGTGAAAGACCGCCTCGGCCCGAGCATCGGAGCGGCCGCGGCGGAAGAGATGGTCCGGCTCGCCTCGGGCAGCACACGGACCCTCTCCGAGCTGATCGAGGCATCCGTCGGCGCCTGCGACCTCAGCGACGACATGGGCGCCTGGCGTGAGAACTGGCCCTATGTCTCCGAAGGCCTCATCGCTTCGCTGCCCGCGAATCCTCTGGCGACCGCTCCGCTGGTGCTCGACGTGTTGATCGTGCTGGCCGTCGCCGGCGAGCTGCCGGTCGAGCAAGCGGGAACCTCGGGCGTGTCCGAGACCGGTGCGCAGCAGGCGGAAGCCGCGGGACTGGTGACCACTCGTTCGCGCGACGGACGCATCTGGGTCGAGCTCGCGCATCCGCTCTACCGCCCGGTGCTGCTCTCGACCGTGTCGGAGCTCGCGAGAGCCGGCTTCTGCGCGGCGGGGGTCGACATGCTCGACGGCTACTCCGACCACCGGGTGCGACGTGCTCTGCTGCAGCTCGCCGCGGGATACCCGGTCGCTCCCCAGCTGCTGATCGACCTGGCGCACCGCGAACTGAGCGAGCGTCGCTATGCGACCGCGATCACGCTCGGGGAGCACGCGGCCGGATCAGCGGGCGCGGATGCCGCGTTGCGAGCCGCGGGGGAGTACGTCGAAGCGCAAGCGCTGTCGCAGATCGGGCGGTCGCGGGAGGCGTCCGAGCATTTCGCCTCGGCCTGGGCCGCCCTGAACAGTGTGGGCGCCGATGCCGACCGGCCGTTCATCGCCGCCCTCGCACAGGCGGAGGGCAACCATCTCGCCTTTCGTGAGTTGCGGCCCGACGTCGCGGTCTCGCGGGTCGAATCGATCCTGCACCGCCTCGACGATCGCGATCGCGCCCTCGTCGAATCCGATCTGGCGAAGTGGCGGCTGATGTCGGGGCAGGGGATTCCGCTCGGAGTCGAGCAGCTGGCGCTGCTCGGGCCGGTCGAGACACCCGGCGACCTCAACCTGCTGATCATGACCGCGACACTGCAGACCATGGGTGGCAACCTCACGCTCGCCGGTGAGGCGGTGACTCGCGGCCTCGCCGAGTGCGACCGTTTTCGCCAGGTGCTGCCGAACGCCCGCGACCTGCTCGAACTCTCCGAGGTGCTCGTGCTCTCGTTCACCAGTCGGTTCACGGATGCGCGCACCGCGGCGCGCCGCAACCTCGCCCGGGCCGAGAAGAGCAATCCGAGCGCTCGCGGAATCTGGAAGTTCGTGCTCGCGATCATCGAGTTGCATGCCGGTTCGCCCGCGCGAGCCTGGAAGCTGATCACCGAGGGGCGGCGCGATCTGGTCTGGCGCGACATCGCCGGCCTGCTCCCGACCGCCGACGCGCTCTCCGCCGCGGTGGCCGCGCGCACCGGACGCTTCGCCATCGCGCGGAGCTGGCTCGACCAGCTGACTTCGGCCGAAGTCGTCGATCCGAAGGTCGAGCTGTACGCCTGCCTGGCGCGGGCGTGGGTGTCAGCTGCATCAGGGCGGCCCGGGTTCGCCATCCGGAGCCTGGGGCCGGCCCTCCACAAGGCCGTCGACGGCGGCCATCTCTATCTGGCGGCGCTCGTGGCCTACGAGGCGGTGCGGATCGAGCCGGTCGTCGGCGCCACCGTGATGCTGCCGCACCTGCTCGCTGCACGGCACGCGTTCCCGCTCGCGGAGTCGCACGCCCGAGCCGTGATCGCGCGCTACGACGTGCTGCCGATCGCGAAGGAGCTCGCGGAGGCGGGATTGCTCGGTCCGGCCATCGACGCCGCTCGCTGGGCGGCGGATCATTGCAACGGCGACCTGGTGCGGGCGTCATCAGCCCATCGGCTCGCCGATTCGTGGACGGTGCGGGCCGGCGTCTCGATGGCGAACCGGCGCGCGGAGCAACCACGCGTCACTCCGCTCACCGATCGCGAATGGCAGCTGGCGTGCGGAGCGGCTGCCCACCGCACGAGCGCGGAGCTGGCCGCGGAGTTCGGGATTTCTGTGCGCACGGTCGACAACCACCTTGCACGCATCTACAAGAAGCTCGGGATCACCGGGCGCCGCGAACTCTCGGCGGAGCTGAGCGAGCTCCAGCTCGACGGTGCCTACGAGGGATACGGCGCGGAACGACCCACCTCGGGAAACAGGTAG
- a CDS encoding MFS transporter, which produces MTATSTPAPTKIGAPGAPTRSRRRWLALSVLALAQFLVVLDASIVNIALPSLGGQLALDTAALSWVITAYVLPFGGLLLLGGRLADRYGHRRLFLIGSAGFVGASALAGFAVSGEMLFMARALQGASAALLAPASLALVTHLFPLARDRAKALGIWGAVAGIGSAAGVLLGGVLTAAFGWQAVFFVNVPIGLAVLLFVPRLVTRDPESGGGRLDYPGAATITGGLVALVAALTSFEQLGLAHPLTLALVGSALALIVGFVLIERRSPAPLVSFSIFANRSVTAGNVAILLMGAAMTALFFAFSVYTQAVLHYDALTAGLSQLPLAGALVVVAGVAPAVIGRIGTRATLVGSLFVVAGGLVWLAAAPASAVFLVDLLGPTVLLGIGLGGAFVSATQLAVHGVRPSDAGLAGGLVNTSQQIGSAVGLALLSTLAATRTESLVHAGVAEAEALTAGFSWVFLGAALLAVTAGAAVLLIRDARSARAARTTVEG; this is translated from the coding sequence ATGACCGCGACATCCACACCCGCACCGACCAAGATTGGTGCTCCTGGAGCGCCCACCCGGAGCCGGCGCCGCTGGCTCGCCCTGAGCGTGCTCGCCCTCGCGCAGTTCCTCGTGGTGCTCGACGCTTCGATCGTCAACATCGCGCTCCCCTCACTCGGCGGCCAGCTCGCACTCGACACCGCTGCTCTCAGCTGGGTGATCACCGCGTACGTGCTGCCGTTCGGCGGCCTGCTGCTGCTCGGGGGCCGGCTCGCCGACCGCTACGGGCACCGCCGGCTGTTCCTCATCGGGTCTGCGGGCTTCGTCGGCGCATCCGCTCTCGCCGGGTTCGCGGTGTCGGGCGAGATGCTGTTCATGGCTCGCGCACTTCAAGGGGCATCCGCGGCTCTCCTGGCTCCCGCATCACTCGCCCTCGTCACCCACCTCTTCCCGCTCGCCCGCGATCGCGCGAAAGCGCTCGGCATCTGGGGAGCCGTCGCCGGGATCGGAAGCGCGGCGGGCGTGCTGCTCGGCGGCGTGCTCACGGCCGCATTCGGCTGGCAGGCCGTGTTCTTCGTGAACGTGCCAATCGGCCTGGCCGTGCTCCTGTTCGTGCCGCGTCTGGTGACCCGCGACCCCGAATCGGGCGGCGGTCGCCTCGACTACCCGGGCGCGGCCACCATCACGGGTGGACTGGTGGCGCTGGTCGCTGCTCTCACGTCGTTCGAACAGCTCGGTCTCGCGCATCCGCTCACCCTCGCCCTCGTCGGCTCTGCCCTGGCTCTGATCGTCGGCTTCGTGCTGATCGAACGCCGCTCCCCCGCCCCGCTGGTGTCGTTCTCGATCTTCGCGAATCGTTCGGTGACCGCCGGAAACGTCGCGATCCTCCTGATGGGAGCGGCGATGACGGCCCTGTTCTTCGCGTTCTCCGTCTACACCCAGGCCGTGCTGCACTACGACGCCCTCACCGCCGGCCTCAGTCAGCTGCCACTCGCCGGCGCGCTGGTGGTCGTCGCCGGTGTCGCGCCGGCCGTGATCGGGCGGATCGGAACCCGGGCCACGCTGGTCGGTTCGCTCTTCGTCGTGGCAGGAGGGCTGGTCTGGCTGGCCGCCGCGCCCGCATCCGCGGTCTTCCTCGTCGATCTGCTCGGCCCCACCGTGCTCCTCGGCATCGGTCTCGGCGGCGCCTTCGTCTCGGCGACCCAGCTCGCCGTGCATGGAGTGCGGCCTTCGGATGCCGGGCTCGCCGGGGGTCTCGTGAACACCAGTCAGCAGATCGGCAGCGCGGTCGGCCTCGCTCTGCTCTCGACCCTGGCGGCCACCCGCACCGAGAGCCTGGTGCACGCCGGCGTCGCGGAGGCGGAGGCACTGACCGCCGGATTCTCCTGGGTCTTCCTCGGTGCGGCACTGCTGGCGGTCACGGCCGGTGCCGCGGTGCTCCTCATCCGCGACGCTCGCTCGGCGCGTGCCGCACGCACTACCGTGGAGGGGTGA
- a CDS encoding pyridoxamine 5'-phosphate oxidase family protein gives MIDNPYFLQSRREAAPGTAEALDEAGCWELLGSNEIGRLAVVDDRGADIFPINYLVKDEAIFFRSAPGTKIVSLTEHPGVALEADGTADRKRWSVVVRGEARRLDYDSEIEASGVRNLPTMTDSEKWNYFGITPRTVTGIRFRAVPRTSTPAEKGED, from the coding sequence ATGATCGACAACCCGTATTTCCTGCAGTCTCGGCGGGAGGCGGCCCCCGGCACCGCCGAAGCACTCGACGAGGCCGGATGTTGGGAACTTCTCGGTTCGAACGAGATCGGCCGGCTCGCCGTCGTCGATGACCGGGGAGCGGACATCTTCCCGATCAATTACCTCGTGAAGGACGAAGCCATCTTCTTCCGCAGCGCTCCGGGAACGAAGATCGTGAGTCTCACGGAGCACCCGGGGGTCGCACTCGAGGCCGATGGCACGGCCGACCGCAAGCGATGGAGCGTCGTCGTGCGGGGTGAGGCCCGTCGACTCGACTACGACTCGGAGATCGAGGCCTCGGGCGTGCGGAACCTTCCGACCATGACCGACTCTGAGAAATGGAACTACTTCGGGATCACGCCCCGCACCGTGACCGGCATCCGATTCCGCGCCGTTCCACGCACGAGTACGCCCGCTGAGAAGGGCGAGGACTGA
- a CDS encoding universal stress protein, with the protein MAALVIYESLFGATHEVAEEIAAGLRQNMRATVISLHDLDPDQLPQSELIVLGAPTHTHGLSTPASRENAALLGLDGYSGLQLEHDHAPIGMAEWLEGAEFPADTAFAVFDTRIRGPRLLVGSAAHHLESVLRESGIELLTPPQSFYVMDNHRLEPGERERARSWGTGIELEQPNPFDGVLDPAPATPASIVVGHDGSAQADDALVTALELATALSAPLVIVRAWSIDTAPRGALFHDGFASPFSEVDARVRDLLIEETQSIRERHPGVAVEYQGVLGQPAEVLIEVSRNARMLVVGSRGRGGFASLMLGSVSEQCVRHATCPVLVVRPPGRDLDHEGS; encoded by the coding sequence ATGGCGGCTCTGGTCATCTACGAGTCGCTGTTCGGCGCCACCCATGAGGTGGCGGAGGAGATCGCGGCCGGGCTCCGACAGAACATGCGTGCCACCGTGATCTCACTGCACGACCTCGATCCGGATCAGTTGCCGCAGAGCGAGCTCATCGTGCTCGGTGCTCCCACCCACACCCACGGACTGAGCACACCGGCCAGCCGTGAGAACGCCGCTCTGCTCGGTCTCGACGGCTACTCGGGCCTTCAGCTCGAGCACGATCACGCCCCGATCGGCATGGCCGAGTGGCTCGAAGGTGCCGAGTTCCCGGCAGATACCGCGTTCGCCGTCTTCGACACGCGCATCCGGGGGCCGCGTCTGCTTGTCGGATCGGCCGCACACCACCTGGAGAGTGTCCTGCGCGAGAGCGGAATCGAACTGCTCACCCCGCCCCAGAGCTTCTACGTCATGGACAACCATCGTCTCGAGCCGGGGGAGCGCGAACGTGCGCGCTCGTGGGGCACCGGGATCGAGCTGGAACAGCCGAACCCCTTCGACGGGGTTCTCGATCCCGCACCTGCGACGCCCGCGAGCATCGTGGTCGGGCACGATGGATCGGCGCAGGCGGATGACGCGCTGGTGACTGCTTTGGAACTCGCCACCGCATTGTCGGCGCCGCTCGTGATCGTACGCGCGTGGTCGATCGACACCGCACCCCGAGGGGCCCTGTTCCACGACGGTTTCGCGTCACCCTTCTCGGAGGTCGACGCGCGCGTGCGCGACCTGCTGATCGAGGAGACGCAGTCGATTCGGGAACGTCATCCTGGCGTGGCCGTGGAGTACCAGGGCGTGCTCGGGCAACCCGCGGAGGTGCTGATCGAGGTGTCACGCAACGCGCGGATGCTCGTCGTCGGGTCTCGCGGACGCGGCGGTTTCGCCTCCCTGATGCTCGGATCGGTCAGCGAGCAGTGCGTGAGGCACGCCACCTGCCCGGTGCTGGTCGTGCGTCCGCCAGGACGAGACCTCGATCACGAAGGATCCTGA
- a CDS encoding universal stress protein yields the protein MTDQDSTARSSTGYDRIVVGVDGSEASIEALRRAVGIAEKFGSRVDAICVWSYPISYTPLPAFYYPDRDAEQIVDQVAAAVFGSSRPDWFTATTREGSAALVLIDESESADLLVVGSRGHGGFAGLLLGSVSAQCAEHSHCPVLVVHDQAAEESGPQQ from the coding sequence ATGACCGACCAAGACAGCACCGCCCGCAGCTCGACCGGATACGACCGCATCGTGGTCGGGGTCGACGGATCGGAGGCCTCGATCGAGGCATTGCGCCGCGCGGTGGGGATCGCGGAGAAGTTCGGGTCGCGGGTCGACGCCATCTGCGTTTGGAGCTACCCGATCTCCTACACCCCGCTGCCGGCCTTCTACTATCCCGACAGGGATGCCGAACAGATCGTGGACCAGGTCGCCGCAGCGGTCTTCGGGTCATCCCGACCCGACTGGTTCACCGCCACCACCCGCGAGGGCTCAGCGGCGCTCGTGCTGATCGACGAAAGCGAGTCCGCCGACCTGCTGGTGGTGGGAAGCCGTGGACACGGTGGTTTCGCCGGCCTGCTGCTCGGGTCTGTCAGCGCCCAGTGCGCCGAGCACTCGCACTGCCCGGTTCTGGTCGTGCACGACCAGGCCGCCGAAGAGAGTGGACCGCAGCAATGA
- a CDS encoding TetR/AcrR family transcriptional regulator yields the protein MAPRSSVLSTADARRTTVVSAALSEFALTGYWATTVAAIAQRAAISPAYVFKLFPGKEPLFVAALEQCFDQIVVALEEGAAAAATPTPGGVLDAMGGAYAELIADRRLLMLQVHAQSAAEVPEIGASLRRGLAKVTLFAKTRSGASDDEVQQFIAFGQLCHLIVTTGIENDDSAWAAILNRGIRHP from the coding sequence ATGGCACCCCGATCCTCCGTCCTCTCCACCGCCGACGCGCGCCGCACCACGGTCGTCTCGGCCGCCCTCAGCGAGTTCGCTCTCACCGGCTACTGGGCGACGACGGTGGCGGCGATAGCCCAGCGCGCGGCCATCTCCCCCGCCTACGTGTTCAAACTCTTTCCCGGCAAGGAGCCGCTCTTCGTCGCCGCCCTCGAACAGTGCTTCGACCAGATCGTCGTCGCCCTCGAGGAGGGCGCCGCGGCCGCCGCCACCCCGACTCCCGGCGGTGTACTGGATGCGATGGGCGGGGCGTACGCCGAGCTGATCGCCGACCGGCGACTCCTGATGCTGCAGGTGCACGCCCAATCGGCGGCCGAGGTGCCGGAGATCGGCGCCTCGCTCCGCCGAGGGCTGGCGAAGGTCACACTCTTCGCGAAGACCCGATCGGGCGCGAGCGACGACGAGGTGCAGCAGTTCATCGCCTTCGGCCAACTCTGCCACCTCATCGTGACCACCGGCATCGAGAACGACGACTCGGCCTGGGCAGCGATCCTCAACCGCGGCATCCGCCACCCCTGA
- a CDS encoding NAD(P)-dependent alcohol dehydrogenase gives MRALQYRTIGSPPEVVEIDTPEPGPGQVRLKVTAAGLCHSDAFVMSLPEDQYVYGLPLTLGHEGAGVVDKLGAGVAGVAVGDSVAVYGPWGCGRCHECAQGRENYCRNAAALGIAPPGLGAPGAMAEYLIVDDARHLVPLGDLDPVESVSLTDAGLTPYHAIVSSLGKLRPGSTAVVIGVGGLGHVAVQILRAITATTVIALDTDPEKLALATEVGAHHVLVSDGDAAERIRSLTSGRGADAVFDFVGATGTLDLARTVVATDGDIQIVGIGGGLLPTGFFSTPFGASVRAPCWGTRAELIEVLDLARTGRLSVHVERFGLDDAPEAYRRLHDGTIRGRAVVVP, from the coding sequence ATGAGGGCGCTGCAGTACCGCACGATCGGGTCGCCGCCCGAGGTCGTCGAGATCGACACTCCCGAACCCGGTCCGGGTCAAGTGCGTCTCAAGGTCACGGCCGCCGGACTCTGCCATTCCGACGCGTTCGTGATGAGCCTTCCGGAGGACCAGTACGTCTACGGGCTGCCTCTGACTCTCGGTCACGAAGGCGCCGGGGTCGTCGACAAGCTGGGTGCGGGTGTCGCCGGAGTGGCCGTGGGCGACTCGGTGGCCGTCTACGGCCCATGGGGTTGTGGCCGCTGCCACGAGTGTGCGCAGGGTCGCGAGAACTACTGCCGCAACGCCGCGGCGCTCGGCATCGCCCCGCCAGGGCTCGGGGCACCCGGGGCGATGGCGGAATACCTCATCGTCGACGACGCCCGGCACCTCGTGCCGCTAGGCGATCTCGACCCGGTGGAGAGCGTCTCCCTCACCGACGCCGGCCTCACCCCCTATCACGCGATCGTGTCGAGCCTCGGCAAACTGCGACCCGGATCAACCGCCGTGGTGATCGGCGTCGGCGGCCTCGGACACGTCGCCGTGCAGATCCTCCGCGCCATCACGGCAACAACGGTGATCGCCCTCGACACCGACCCGGAGAAGCTGGCGCTCGCCACCGAGGTCGGCGCCCATCACGTGCTGGTGTCCGACGGCGACGCTGCAGAACGCATCCGTTCCCTCACCTCAGGGCGCGGGGCGGACGCGGTCTTCGACTTCGTCGGCGCGACCGGCACCCTCGACCTCGCCCGCACCGTGGTCGCGACGGATGGCGACATCCAGATCGTCGGAATCGGTGGCGGTCTGCTGCCCACCGGATTCTTCTCGACACCGTTCGGCGCATCCGTGCGCGCGCCCTGCTGGGGCACTCGCGCCGAACTGATCGAGGTGCTCGACCTCGCCCGAACGGGGCGTCTGTCGGTGCACGTCGAGCGGTTCGGACTCGATGATGCGCCCGAGGCCTACCGCCGGCTGCACGACGGCACGATCCGCGGCCGAGCTGTCGTGGTTCCCTGA
- a CDS encoding arsenate reductase ArsC, which produces MSEKPTVLFVCVHNAGRSQMAAGYLAALSDGRVEVLSAGSEPTDRVNPVAVQAMAEEGIDIAGNTPKILTTEAVKESDVVITMGCGDTCPIFPGKRYEDWELDDPAGQGIEAVRPIRDDIKARIERLLAEILPAPVD; this is translated from the coding sequence ATGTCTGAGAAGCCAACCGTCCTGTTCGTCTGCGTGCACAATGCCGGCCGTTCGCAAATGGCCGCCGGTTACCTGGCCGCCCTCTCCGACGGCCGAGTCGAGGTCTTGTCGGCCGGGTCGGAGCCGACCGACCGGGTCAACCCGGTCGCGGTGCAGGCGATGGCCGAGGAGGGCATCGACATCGCGGGCAACACACCGAAGATCCTCACCACAGAGGCCGTGAAGGAGTCGGACGTGGTGATCACGATGGGCTGCGGAGACACCTGCCCGATCTTCCCCGGCAAGCGCTACGAGGACTGGGAGCTCGACGACCCGGCCGGCCAGGGAATCGAAGCCGTGCGCCCCATCAGAGACGACATCAAAGCTCGGATCGAACGACTGCTCGCCGAGATCCTGCCCGCCCCGGTCGACTGA